From Nitratidesulfovibrio vulgaris str. Hildenborough, a single genomic window includes:
- a CDS encoding adenosylcobinamide-GDP ribazoletransferase codes for MPTFLHHALLACGFLTRLVPARVATADDMAAAVRWFPLAGLVVGGACWLPFALGLAASHPAIQAWLYVLINLWVTRGLHWDGVADLADAWGSSATGERFWDILKDSRIGAFGVMGLLLGFGGQYIGAHEIFISGRLGVLIAAPIVGRGACVILAALVPPGSRSTLGRLTCAGADRIAIGVAATCGMLALLLTTPAITTVTTIAICGAIVTALAHLARREDGINGDFMGACIAGCEGTVLLAASMG; via the coding sequence ATGCCTACGTTCCTTCACCATGCCCTGCTTGCCTGTGGCTTTCTTACCCGACTCGTACCGGCGCGTGTCGCGACAGCCGACGACATGGCGGCTGCCGTGCGCTGGTTTCCCCTGGCGGGGCTCGTCGTCGGGGGCGCATGCTGGCTGCCCTTTGCGCTAGGGCTTGCCGCCAGCCATCCCGCCATTCAGGCATGGCTCTATGTTCTCATCAACCTGTGGGTCACACGTGGGCTGCACTGGGACGGAGTCGCCGACCTTGCCGACGCATGGGGCAGCTCAGCCACAGGCGAACGCTTCTGGGACATCCTCAAGGACAGCCGCATCGGGGCATTCGGGGTGATGGGGCTACTGCTCGGCTTCGGCGGCCAATACATCGGGGCCCATGAAATCTTCATATCTGGCAGGCTCGGGGTTCTCATCGCCGCCCCTATTGTCGGACGCGGGGCATGTGTCATCCTTGCTGCGCTGGTCCCCCCCGGCAGCCGCTCGACACTTGGAAGGCTGACCTGTGCCGGTGCAGACAGGATAGCCATCGGTGTAGCCGCGACATGCGGAATGCTCGCGTTACTGCTGACGACACCCGCCATCACGACCGTGACGACCATCGCCATATGCGGTGCCATCGTCACGGCGCTGGCGCACCTTGCGCGCCGCGAGGACGGCATCAACGGTGACTTCATGGGAGCATGCATCGCGGGATGCGAGGGCACCGTGCTTCTTGCCGCGAGCATGGGGTAA
- a CDS encoding SAM hydrolase/SAM-dependent halogenase family protein, with the protein MPPCFVLLTDFGLADPYVGQLRGVLHQLAPGCGCIDLSHGVPHFRVETGALYLAASVPYLPFHAICLAVVDPGVGSQRAILCLRMGHRTFIAPDNGLLCLAAAQHGNGDARVWRLRPGIVSGNPSATFHARDIMAPAAAKLATGTPPEALGEEMPTAAMHSPVWIRPETTDSGLVARILHVDHFGNCILNIPSAADMPAHEMRHKGRRTPLVAVDHYAALPTGHIGLLCGSQGYWEIAANRDSAATLLDLHTGDSVTFPDVK; encoded by the coding sequence ATGCCCCCCTGCTTCGTGCTTCTGACCGATTTCGGGCTCGCCGACCCTTATGTCGGTCAGTTGAGGGGCGTATTACACCAGCTTGCACCGGGATGCGGCTGCATCGACCTCTCGCACGGCGTGCCGCATTTCCGCGTAGAGACAGGGGCCCTGTACCTCGCCGCATCGGTGCCATATCTACCTTTCCACGCCATCTGTCTGGCCGTTGTCGATCCCGGCGTGGGATCGCAACGGGCCATACTATGCCTCAGAATGGGGCACCGGACGTTCATCGCGCCAGACAACGGGCTACTCTGCCTTGCGGCTGCCCAACACGGCAACGGAGACGCACGGGTATGGCGACTACGCCCCGGCATCGTCTCCGGCAACCCGAGTGCCACATTCCATGCCCGTGACATCATGGCCCCAGCCGCAGCAAAGCTGGCTACGGGCACGCCACCCGAGGCCCTCGGCGAGGAGATGCCTACGGCGGCCATGCATTCCCCCGTATGGATACGCCCCGAAACCACGGATTCGGGACTCGTAGCCCGCATCCTTCATGTCGACCACTTCGGCAATTGCATCCTGAACATACCGTCTGCCGCAGACATGCCCGCGCACGAGATGCGGCACAAAGGACGCCGTACTCCACTGGTGGCCGTGGACCATTACGCGGCACTACCAACGGGGCACATCGGGCTTTTATGCGGAAGTCAGGGATACTGGGAGATTGCAGCCAACCGTGATTCGGCAGCTACGCTGCTCGACCTGCACACGGGGGATAGCGTGACATTCCCGGACGTGAAGTAG
- a CDS encoding redox-sensing transcriptional repressor Rex, translated as MTNIKSEHIPRATIQRLAVYVQVLENLQREGVEVISSEPLAKACNVNASQIRKDLAYFGEFGVRGVGYYVKSLIESITSALGVNREWRTVLVGVGNLGRALLNHKEFKLRGFHIVGAFDCDPFKIGEEISGLEVICTKRLKERVADLNVEIGIITTPPERAQRAANHLVDAGIKGILNYAPARISVPDDVFVEYVDFFHHLYALSFNITFSRNK; from the coding sequence ATGACCAACATCAAAAGCGAACACATCCCACGCGCCACCATCCAGCGTCTGGCGGTGTACGTGCAGGTTCTCGAAAACCTGCAACGTGAAGGGGTGGAGGTCATCTCCTCCGAACCCCTCGCCAAGGCGTGCAACGTCAATGCGTCACAGATACGTAAGGACCTTGCCTATTTCGGCGAATTCGGGGTGCGTGGCGTAGGCTACTACGTCAAGAGTCTCATCGAATCCATCACCAGCGCCCTCGGTGTGAACCGTGAATGGCGCACGGTGCTCGTGGGCGTGGGCAACCTGGGTAGGGCGCTGCTCAACCACAAGGAATTCAAACTCCGGGGTTTCCACATCGTCGGAGCCTTCGACTGCGACCCTTTCAAAATCGGCGAAGAAATCTCTGGTCTTGAAGTCATCTGCACCAAACGTCTCAAAGAGCGTGTGGCAGACCTCAATGTCGAGATAGGCATCATCACCACCCCGCCCGAACGGGCCCAGCGTGCTGCGAACCATCTTGTGGACGCGGGCATCAAGGGCATTCTCAACTACGCCCCTGCGCGTATCTCGGTGCCGGACGACGTGTTCGTAGAGTATGTGGACTTCTTCCACCATCTCTACGCGCTCTCGTTCAACATCACGTTCTCGCGCAACAAATAG
- the atpE gene encoding ATP synthase F0 subunit C gives MRKFLMIALNTVAMVSFAALAFAADGKMDSSALGLTCLAAAIGMAIAAAGCGIGQGMGLKAACEGTARNPEAGGKIMVTLILGLAFVESLAIYALVVNLILLFANPFMG, from the coding sequence ATGCGTAAGTTTCTGATGATCGCCCTCAACACCGTGGCCATGGTTTCCTTCGCTGCCCTCGCTTTCGCCGCTGACGGCAAGATGGATTCCAGCGCTCTGGGTCTCACCTGCCTCGCCGCTGCCATCGGTATGGCCATCGCCGCCGCCGGTTGCGGTATCGGTCAGGGCATGGGTCTCAAGGCCGCGTGCGAAGGCACCGCCCGCAACCCTGAAGCTGGCGGCAAGATCATGGTTACCCTGATCCTCGGCCTCGCCTTCGTCGAATCCCTGGCGATCTACGCCCTGGTCGTCAACCTGATCCTCCTGTTCGCCAACCCCTTCATGGGCTAA